The Streptomyces venezuelae genomic interval ATCGACGCCCTGATCGCCGACCACTGCGACGACAGAGGGGCCCGGAAGGGAACCGGGAAGAAGCCCGTCGCGGTCTTCGACTGGGACAACACCGTCATCAAGAACGACGTCGGCGACGCCACCTTCTACTGGCTGCTGCGCAACGACCGCATACGCCCGCCCCGCGGCGGCGACTGGTCCACCACCAGCCGCCACCTCACCCCCGAGGCCGCCACCGCCCTCGGCGACGCCTGTCCCACCGGCGTCCGCGGCACCCTCCCCACCTCCACGGACACCCGCTGCGCCGACGAACTCCTCTCCGTCTACGGCGCGGGCTCCACCACCGGCGGGAAGGCCGCCTTCGCCGGCCACGACCACCGCCGCATGGAGCCGCAGTACGCCTGGCTCGCCCAGCTCCTGCGCGGCTGGACCACCCGCCAGGTCGAGTCCTTCGCCGCCGCCGCACGCGCCGAGAACCTCGCCGCCCCGCAGGGCGCCACCCAGCAGGTCGGTACCGCCCGGGTCACCGGCTGGGTCCGCTACTACGAGCAGCAGCGCGACCTGATCGGCACCCTCCGGCGCGCCGGCTTCGACGTCTGGGTCGTCTCCGCCTCGCCCGAACCCGTCGTCGACGTCTGGGCGAAGGGCGTCGGCGTCGACCCCTCCCACACCCTCGGCATCCGCAACACCACCGAGCACGGCAGGCTCACCGCCCACCTCAAGGGCTGCGGCACGGTCC includes:
- a CDS encoding haloacid dehalogenase-like hydrolase, translated to MNHRLRTSAAAAALALAATGLASAGQARADVQAEVHAGPAGCPTLMTSAGWYGDNKARIDALIADHCDDRGARKGTGKKPVAVFDWDNTVIKNDVGDATFYWLLRNDRIRPPRGGDWSTTSRHLTPEAATALGDACPTGVRGTLPTSTDTRCADELLSVYGAGSTTGGKAAFAGHDHRRMEPQYAWLAQLLRGWTTRQVESFAAAARAENLAAPQGATQQVGTARVTGWVRYYEQQRDLIGTLRRAGFDVWVVSASPEPVVDVWAKGVGVDPSHTLGIRNTTEHGRLTAHLKGCGTVRDGEDEMITYIDGKRCWINQEILGVRGPAAERVQPASRRQVFAAGDSDTDVSFLRDATGLRLVLNRNKNEVMCRAYENGDGRWLVNPMFIEPKGRKATPYPCATTGYTAGDGTAEPVRRPDGTVIPDQRDTVF